One window of the Nicotiana tabacum cultivar K326 chromosome 4, ASM71507v2, whole genome shotgun sequence genome contains the following:
- the LOC142180002 gene encoding uncharacterized protein LOC142180002 produces MEIALMEQQQLEEDGYDESTAENFKQVAREADLSPRTSVKGVMETTQQVTVKVFHHDIRQHIMMTFVYAKCSSLERLELWDNLYYMIILSSLLGGDLLGGPFTWWNGRPNTECVFKRLDKSFVNLPFQNILPTIEVEHLIRTGSDHAPLLMTCEEYATNFVKPFRFLNLWTKHVTFMKVVRHNWNAEFIGDPFLIFKHKLKKVKATLSKWSKDSFADIFKQLEILDDIVRVKEMLFKEEHTIENRIILQKAQSELKKYLSIEEQHWKQKAGMTWFAEGDKNTSFFHNHANGKRKKL; encoded by the exons ATGGAAATAGCTTTGATGGAGCAGCAACAACTGGAAGAAGATGGATATGATGAATCAACTGCTGAAAATTTCAAACAAGTGGCAAGGGAGGCTGATCTATCTCCTAGAACTAGTGTAAAAGGGG TGATGGAAACTACTCAACAAGTGACTGTAAAGGTATTCCATCATGACATCAGGCAACACATTATGATGACCTTTGTTTATGCAAAGTGCTCATCTTTGGAAAGATTGGAATTGTGGGATAACTTGTATTACATG ATAATTTTATCAAGTCTACTGGGAGGTGATCTACTGGGAGGTccatttacatggtggaatgggagacCTAATACTGAGTGTGTATTTAAGAGGTTGGACAAGAGTTTTGTGAATTTGCCATTTCAGAATATTCTCCCAACCATTGAAGTGGAACACTTGATCAGAACTGGATCAGATCATGCACCATTACTCATGACTTGTGAAGAGTACGCTACAAACTTTGTCAAGCCATTCAGATTTTTAAACTTATGGACAAAACATGTTACATTCATGAAGGTGGTGAGACATAATTGGAATGCTGAGTTCATTGGAGATCCTTTTCTAATATTCAAGCACAAACTCAAGAAGGTGAAGGCAACTTTGTCTAAATGGAGTAAGGATTCTTTTGCTGACATCTTCAAACAATTGGAAATACTGGACGATATTGTTAGGGTGAAGGAGATGTTATTCAAGGAGGAGCATACAATTGAGAATAGGATTATCCTTCAGAAAGCTCAATCAGAATTGAAGAAATACCTAAGTATAGAGGAGCAACACTGGAAGCAAAAAGCTGGTATGACATGGTTTGCTGAGGGTGATAAAAATACTAGTTTCTTTCACAACCATGCTAATGGCAAGAGGAAGAAACTATaa